The following are encoded together in the Parabacteroides chongii genome:
- a CDS encoding RNA polymerase sigma factor, producing the protein MQDNETKIKWRQFIAGDNDSYSWLYNKYVQTLYQYSFRFTSNPELIKDCIQEVFTQLYKNRERLIVPDNIKVYLFVTIKNCVLRALYKESIYERSTMEQVPFLLEPTVEDEFINNEQYNNQQKKVKEILSILTPRQKEIIYYRFIQEMSMEEICILMDMNYQSAQNLIQRSLKKIRQNYSDTGLFLLLLYLSMK; encoded by the coding sequence ATGCAGGATAATGAGACTAAAATAAAATGGCGCCAGTTTATCGCAGGGGATAACGACTCGTATAGTTGGTTGTATAATAAATATGTACAAACCTTATATCAGTACAGCTTTCGTTTTACCTCAAACCCTGAACTAATAAAAGATTGCATACAGGAAGTTTTTACTCAACTGTATAAAAACAGAGAGCGTCTCATCGTTCCCGATAATATTAAAGTATATTTGTTTGTTACCATAAAAAACTGTGTATTACGTGCTCTTTATAAAGAATCAATCTACGAAAGAAGTACGATGGAACAAGTTCCGTTCTTACTCGAACCCACAGTGGAGGATGAGTTCATCAATAATGAACAATACAATAATCAACAAAAGAAAGTCAAAGAGATTCTCTCCATACTGACTCCCCGTCAAAAAGAGATCATATACTATCGGTTTATTCAAGAAATGAGTATGGAAGAGATATGTATATTAATGGATATGAATTATCAGTCTGCACAAAACCTGATACAACGATCATTGAAAAAAATCAGACAAAATTATAGCGATACAGGATTATTCCTTTTATTACTTTACCTATCAATGAAATAG